A segment of the Denticeps clupeoides unplaced genomic scaffold, fDenClu1.1, whole genome shotgun sequence genome:
AAACACCCAAACCTTAAACCTAGTCCTGGATGCAGGTTCCCATGAGGGGACTGGTTCTCGCAGATTAAAGAACATCAGTCCTTTATCGCAGTCTTTATCAGGAAGTCACACTGTATTAGCTATTTATTACTTTAAAATATGGAATCCTTCAATATTCTGTACCATTCGTCTGCcattattttattgcttttgtgtAAGTGCGTCATTGTCTAGACTGGATCATTGCTGTCGTTTTACAGTAATTGCGGCAGATCGAGAACGTGGTCTAACATTACATCAGAGTTATGACGGTGGTGTATTCACTCCATGCAAATTGTGTCACGACACCTTTTCCCCATTATAAGTTTACTGTAGTCGGTTGCCAGTGGgtgcactttttttccccatccctTCTTTCTAGATCTTTCTCTCTGGACAGTGCTCTccatttctcctcctctctctcttttcacagTAGGCTGCTCCCTTAAGGTATCAGGTGGGACGATGGCCCCTTTTGTGGCCCTGTGATTGGCTTGCGGGCTCCGGGAATACCTTACCGTAGCTCAAAAGAATTCAGAACATCTTTTGTACCGAGACCCTTGTATACAACTAACTGAAATCTCTCTGTCATTGTGAACGATGGAATTGTCGCAAGCAATAGGGCTAATGGTGATAGGACTGGCTTCTCTGACTCAGGTAAAATGTGACACAGGCATGAGAAGACTGAACTTCGTAATATGCGGATAAAAGCTCACAATCTCCGAAAATGCTCAGTTTTGACTTTTCTGCTTTTACAGATCTCATATTCACAGGCGCAAGGTAGGTTTTTGTTTTTCGCTACTTTGGGATGTTAGAAGGATGGAATAATGCCTTCACCATTCAGTGTTTTCAGTATAATTGATTAATCtacaaaaatgtacttttaccATAAGGAAGTAGCAAGAAATGAATAATTGGTCTATTAATGCATGGTGAACTATTATTATATACAtgttaactaaataaaaaagggaacatTATATGTGAGGGCTGCTTGACGACTTGGTTGCAGACTGCAACATCACGTCCATCTCGTCCCCGGCGGCGTCCTCGCTGCTCATCAAATGGAACAGTTTCCCCGAGGCCACCAGCTACTTCCTGGACCTGCGCGTGATAAATGCCACGGATGTCGCGCCCGTGGTGGTGAGCATGCCCGTGTCCACCACGCTGAGGACCGTGCAGGGTCTCCGCACAGGCACGGTGTACAGGGTGACCCTGAAAGTTTTTCAGAATTACTTCATCTTGTGCTCCGACTCCAAAACCGCATTAACAGGTGCTTAAAATCAAAATGGAATTCTATGAAATAAATGATTAGATATGTGTACGTAACGCGTGGCTCTGATTTGGGTTGACCCGGACAGTACCGGACACCTCCCAGATCACCGTGGCCCGAGGCCTGAACAGCTCGGCGATCCGCGTGGAGTGGCTGCGTGTGAACGCCTCGGAGCGCTACATCCTGAGCGTGAGCTCCACGTCCACGGGCGAGAACTTGTCCCTCAACTACACCGGCCTCATCGCCGTGGTGACGGGCCTGCAGCCGTCCACGGCCTACGACTGCTACGTGTACTCCAGCAACGCGGCGGGCCCGGGGCCGCGGAGCAGAGTGCGCACCGTGTCCACGCGTGAGTGGCGCCGAGGCCACAATGTCTGTTTATTAATTCTTCAACCAGCCTTATAATAAAAGTGCATCAATGCTTATTGCTCGTGATGTAGTTACGTCTTGTCTTGTTCGTTTCACGGACTGTCTgtataaaaagtatttatttcaagtcatttttgtctttttgcagTGGTGCAGCCGCCTGGTGGCATCGTTGCGGTCCAAACAGGAAAGCACACTGCCCGCATCAGCTGGCAGTCTGTGGCCAAGGTCCTGCTGTATGAGGTGACCGTCTCAGACCTCACCAGTCCCCAGACGGCCCCGTACACCACCAGCGTCTCCACAACCTTCGTCGATGTGCAGAACATCCTTCTCTGCTCCTCCTACCAGATCTCTGTCTCCTCCGTCAATACCTTGCTGCATCCTGGAGAGCCCAACATTATCATCTACACTACCAACAGTATGGTCCAGAGACAGATGGAgtcaaaattcattaaaaaattgctGGTTATACGTCCAGCAATAGAACATGCGTAGATAATTATCGGCATCGCTGTTTTAGATTTGGAAAGATTTGCATACTGAGGCAGGTACTGTAGCTTCTTCAATGAGGAATTACTgtggtatttgtgtgtgtgtgtgtgtgttgcagggttGAGTGCAGTGACAAACATCTCTGTGGACTATAGCTGTGTCCTTAGAACAGCAGTGGTGAATTGGGACCCGGTGTTGGGTGCCACCTCATACTACGTGTCAGCGGTGGGTGCTGGCGGCCCCACGCTGTCCTGCTCATCAACCAACACCAAGTGCATGCTGAAGGACATGGCCTGTGGTCAGAAGTACCTGGTGCACATCACAGCCATCACTGACGCCTGCGAGACCACATCCAACAGAACCATTCAGTTCAGCACAGGTGAGGATCTCAACCAGTCACTACAAGTGCAGCGTTTCCACGTGGAAGATGCACAAGAGCACGCAGGATATGTGAAGAACAGGGAATAAACTggcagagagagacggagataATGAGACAAACAAGTTGAGGAAATACGACAAAGCGTACATTGTGACTACGGTGGGAGACGAgacgccatccatccaggggcccagcagaggaagagaaaagaacTAAACAGCTCTGGTATAGCAGGTCCTAGTCAGCTTGACGAGGTCCAAACGCAGTTCAGAGAATGGCGCATGGTTGGATGCTTTATGCAGTTTGGTTTGTGTACCCACATTTTCAGATGTGACTTTAACCGCTTTCTGTTGCATGTGTTGAGTGAACCTCAGATGAAAATTTAGGACGCTTGTTATTTTAAACCTACATATAATCACTTGTAGCTAGAATTAAAAATGTTGACATGGTGCATTAGAAACAACTCAAGAACAAAATTGCATTAGAGGCGCAATGTATACCAATTttaacacaataaattaaataaagggACAGTATTTCACCAATAACATGACGCTCCTAGGAAACAACGCACTCCTCGTCACTCCCGTTACTTCAATAAATATCTATGCATAATTAATAATCAGTATTATATTTACCTACCTGAGCTTAATTATTTGTATATAAaccatgaaatatgaatataatatgaaCAAGCGGTACAGTACGGAGAGTAGAGGGAAGGACTTTAGTGCCTTTAGTATGTTAGTACCTGATCTCTATCAGCGGCTAAAAACCTTGCAGGTTGGCATAATACACTTTTCTAATCAGGTACTCAAGTTCCTTCAATTTCTTTTGATTTCGTCTTAGGGTTTGCATACCACACAGCACCCAAAAAATTACGATTTGCATCCCACACAGCACCCCAAAAATTTGGATTTACGTCCTTCACAGCAACCTTTGTGAGATGAACGTAAGAGGTTTTCCTCTGGAATGCTATGTGTTCCCAGACGTCTTGGTTTTTGGAAATGTGTGTTGTCTGCTTAAGGAGTTCTTTTACAAATCACGACACCAGCAAGATCATCCAGAACTGTGGTACTGATATCAGATCAGGGTGAAACTGCCACGATTCTCAAGCTTTGACCTTTTTGATCCAACCCTttagaatttaaaatgtattaattaatgaGAGTTAATATTACACACTTGAAATCTTTTCACCAGATCAGCCTAACACATGTATTTGAGGACAAACCTGGTCATAAAGTGAGCCTGGTGCACATCTGATCTCTGTAAAGCACCCCTGGGGTTTCATTGTGTGGGATTATTTGGACGACCATGGTGTATGTGCTCTTTTGCTCATATTGTTAGCCTATTGTCCTGTCTGTGAGAACATTCCTGTCTGGACAAAAAAACCATGGACAGTACAACTTCATAACTTCATTACTGGGTTACAGTGATGGAAGGAAGAAAAAGCGCTTGTCCCGTGAACCACATGCACTACCAGCAGGTCTCCCTCCACGTATCCTACATATTCAGCAGTTGGCAGTTATGTAAGGTCAAATATCAGCGTTTTTTATGCAGCTTAATGTAATGCAAAGAACCACAGTTTTCATCGGCACAGGTCTGTGGACAAGTTCTTTGTGTTATTAATAGAAAACAAAAAGATGTCCATTCCATTGTTATCCGTGCGCCTGACATATCTGAAGCTCCACTGAAACATacattcatttgaaatgaaaatctCGTTGCTTTTTTCAGTTCCATGTCCTCCGTCCAGTCTGAGCCTGTTTCGTGAGTGTAGCAGTAACGTCATCATCTTCTCCTGGGCGGCCACCATTGGTGCTACGCATTATGTAGCCTACGCTGTTGACTCGGCTGGACTGCGGCTGGACTGTGTGACCACAGAAACGTCCTGTTTCTTCACCAACACGTTCTGCGGCCGCCGCTACAACTTCTCAGTCACCGCGGCTGGGGGCTTTGGCTGCTCCAGCAATGCCAGTCAGACTGTCAGCATAAACACAGGTGGACCCACActatgttaactttttttttaatctaaattaaaaattaaatgcatccTTTTTGTGAATGTGCTATTAATGAAGCACAACCTATAttccattattttattttttttatattgtgcttCATTGGGTCACATTTGCTTTTCTTGAGCTACAATTGTAATATAAAcgtaaattcataaaatcatattCTTTGTATTCTTTGTTCTTGATACATGTTGAGTGCCGCCTAGTGACTATTTTTGGAACTAGCAACTTCTTCTGACACTCACAGATGAGTTTTGAGGACATGATCTTGTGTCAGAAGATCTGTTATTCTAACAGACCAGACTGTCTACTTGTCTAATGTTGGTTTTAGAGTTTAATTTAACTCTCACTGGTCCGTCTCTGCTCAGCTCCATGTCAGCCACAGAGAATGCGCATTTCCTCAAACTGTCAGGTGGACATGCTGACCTTCTCCTGGGATCCAGCTGATGGAGCGCTGTCCTATGTCGTGGAGGCTTTTGGCAATAAAGGAAACATGATGTACTACAACTGCAGCTCCGTCGGCACCAGCTGCACCATGGCAGGGATGGGCTGTGGAGAGAGTGTCACCACCTACATCACCTCCCTCGACCACCAGTGCCCCAGCGAGCGTCTCTTGGGGGATGTAGCTGTCACGGGTGGGACATGATCAGTCAGCCTATCATTGCAGTTAGTTTGTTATAATGATAttctattaaaattatttttacatttacagcatttatccagagcgtcttacagtcagtagttacagggacagtcccccccctggagacactcagggttaagtgtcttgctcagggacatgatggtagtaagtggggtttgaacctgggtcttttggttcacaggcgagtgtgttacccgctaggccactaccacccccagCTCCGTCATGTGCATTTAGTAAACATACTGTATAGTGGAAATGACTTCAGTATACAGTGTGCAGTAATAGTCTTAACAATTGTAATATCTTAACATCAGTTGTAATGGATCACCAGGCTTTGCACAAAATTTTGTAATATATTGCATAGATGCAACATATATGAAATTCTGGAAATTGTGGAATTGTGAAAGAATTTGTTAAGAAAACATGtatattaatgtgtgttttttcatgacTTTCCCTTTTAATGCTTCCTAAATACACtcttttgcagaatatcagatTCCTTCTAAACATATAGTTTATAATTGAGTGTGATCAATAACATGATTTTACTGCTGTCCTCCCCTCACAGTGCCCTGTGTACCCCAGAATGTTTCTGGGATAATGAACTGTGGCACAGACTCCATCACGCTCTCATGGGATATCAGTCCTGGTGCTGTCTTCTATGTCGCCATGGCGACAGACAGCAGTGGAATCACCCGGACCTGTAGTGTCACTGATCTGAGCTGCCAGGTCCCCGGCCTTCGCTGTGGCTCCATCTACCAGGCCTACGTCATTGCGTCCAACTTCAATTGCAACACTTCTAGGAGCAGCGTGGTCTCTGTGGAGACAGGTAGGGTCTAGGCAGCCCCAAAACAATCAAATCAGTGAAATCCaaattaatatttgtatttttattcatgcacCATTCAGATGTTGGCAACACTATGGGGCGCCAAGTTTCAAGTGCTCAAGTGTTCACAGAAATTAAAGGcagtggagagaaaaaaagtacaaGCACATAGAGAATCTGAATTGTACAAAGGACAGAAAActtattcatttctttctgtgGACAAAGTCAAATTTTGTCCTTGAACTAAAGCATACCTTGACATTGGCAACATGCATTCTGTGAATGAAATGACTTGGTGGCCTATGCATAGTCTGTACCAGTGTCCAGCGTGGTGTGCACATTGATGATATCCACTTTTAACCTCCTCACCCAGCACCCTGTCCTCCGAACCGCGTGGAGGTCTCTCTGGACTGTGCTGCCAACCTGGCAGTCGTGTCCTGGCAGAGCCTGCCAGGGGTCGTCTCCTACACCGCCACCCTGGTGCAGCAGTCCGGCACGCTTCTCAGCTGCAGCACCACCAACAACACCTGCAAGGTGCCCAGCCTGAGGTGCGGACAGATGTACGATGCCAGCGTCACGTACCATAACGGGGTCTGTCGCAGCATGCCCTCTAAACCTGTCCCAATAGAGtcaggtgagctggaccccggACTGTTACAGACACGCAAACTCCCGGATTTTAACTGACCTCTAACCCGCACCCCTCTCAACAGTTGCCTGTGGCCCAATGAACGTGACACCCCAGGTGGATTGTGGGACAGGTATTCTGACAGTGAACTGGAACGCCACCAGGGGCGCGCTGTCGTACGCCACAGTCATCGGCaacagcagtgggcagcggtCGGTGCTGAACACCACAGTCCCGAGGAGCACGGCGGCCTTCCTGACCTGCGGCCAGTCCTACTCCGTGCAGGTGGCATCATACGACGGCCTGTGCCTCAGCATGCCCAGCCCATCACTGCTCATCAGAGAAGGTGAGCCTCGCTTCATTCCGCCAGTGTTGTGGTGTTTACACGACGTGGGAGATGTATGTGTCGTGTATGTGTCGTAACTCCACAGCACCGTGTGTGCCCACGAACCTGACTGTGACGCGGGCCTGTGGCAGAACTCTGGTTTCTGTGGCGTGGCAGGCAAGTGTCGGAGGAAACTACTACAACGTCACTGCCACTGCCACCAGCGGCTCCCTGTCACAGTGCAGCTCGAACGGCACGACCTGTGACCTGAGTGACCTGCGGTGTGGTCAGGTGTACACCGTAACAGCGACCGCAGTGGATGACTCCTGCTCCAGCATGAAAAGCACGAGTGTCTCACTGCAGACAGGTGAGATGTTTCTGAAAGACGGTCTTTATCTAGAAATAGAACCATAAATAGCACATGCGAgctgttttttattcatatagAATACATTTTGGTGGCCTTCTTCTACGGCTTTTCAGTGTGACCCTTTTTCTTGCAGGACCTTGCACTCCGGCAAATGTGAATGTCCGTCTGGACTGTGCCAACAACAATGCCTCAGTCGTATGGGATGCCGGTACAAACGCGGTGTCATGCGCTGCCAAGGCCATGGGCACAGATGGGCACAATGTGACGTGCAGCGCCACATCACCTGGCTGCCCGCTGGGGGTGCTGCACTGTGGACAGAAGTATGCGGTGACCGTGTCTGCGTCTGACGGCACGTGCATGAGTCCTGACAGTGTGGAGTACAGACTTGACACAGGTACACaagagcaaaaagaaaagatgcCGGACGGATGTTGAACCCATTTTTGATGTCGAATCCGTTTCTCCTTTCAGCACCTTGTGCACCAAAGAACGTGGTGACCAGTACGTCCTGCAGCTCCAACGTCCTGAGCGTGAACTGGACTCTGGGCATTCCTGGGCTAAACTACAACGCCACCGCCAGCGTGGGAGGAGTCACTGCCGCCTCCTGCGCCTCGAACAGCTCGGGCTGCGACCTCAGAGGCTTGCAGTGCGGCCAGGCATACGCCATCATGGTCAGGGCATCCAGCGGCCAGTGCTCCGGACCTGGGAGCCTGACACAAACCGTCAACACAGGTGAGAGGTTTTTTTATctccagggcagtggtggcctagcggttaatgaagcggcccaagatgccactaaggtgccactgagcaaagcaccgtccccacacactgctccccgggcgcctgcccactgctcacacagggtgatggttaaatacagaggacacatttcactgtgtgctgtgctgcagtgtttcaatctTTTTGAATCTTTTCACTTTAGAATATATGGGTGAATGGGAACGATGGGATGCCGGGTTTATGACTACAGGGGTTCACGTTCCTACTAATTCCGTTTTTGTAATGAAAAAGTTATAAAAATAGGCAGTAATTTGAACTTGATGTTGaaatctctctctcctccagtgCCCTGCGTTCCAGACATGGTTGGTACGATTGTGGACTGCGCCACAAACACCGTCCAGGCATCCTGGCGGGCAGCCTCAGGGGCGCGGTCGTACGCGGGCCGCTTGAGAAGCGCGGATGGTTTCAGTCAGACCTGTGTGACCTCCGACCCCACGTGCTCCTTCCCCAACCTGACCTGTGCACACACCTACACCTTCACTGTGCTCGCCAGTGACAGCCAGTGCAACAGCTCCAGCAGTCAGGATGTCACCATGATGACAGGTGAGAGGCCAGCAGTGCTGAAGGTCAGAAGGAACTCGACCGCATGATCATAAACTTGGAAAAACAATGTTTGTCCCCCACAGCCCCTTGTGCACCTGAGAATATCAACGCGTCCCTGCAATGCACTCAGGAATTGGTGACCGTCACTTGGCCAGCCAGTGTGGGTGCACGTGATTACATTGCCCTGGCCAGTGGGCCGCAGCGCGCCACTTCCTGCACTGCCAACGGCACTTCCTGTGACCTGAAAGGGTTGGCGTGTGGGGGAACATACAACATTACCGTCCTCTCCAGAGACGGAGTCTGCAACAGCTCTGCACGCGCTCAAGCTGTCGTAAACACAGGTATGAGGCGGGGGACAGATATGCGGGACAACGCGCCCACTGACTAACCCGGTCTCTCCGCTGTAGCACCTTGTCCCCCCACAATGAACAGCCCCAAGCTGGACTGCTCCACCAATCACACGCAGGTGTCGTGGGTGCGGGATGAACACGCAGACAGAGGCGTGGCTGTCTCTGCTGTGTCAGCACTGGGTCATGTGACAGGCTGTGACGCCACGGCGACGGTGCAGGCATGCGACCTGATGGACCTCCGGTGTGGTCACACGTACAGCGTGAGTGGAACTGCCCGAGGCGGGCAGTGTGACAGCAACCCCAGCCCGCCGTTTAACCTGacaacaggtacacacacacacacacacgcacacacacacacgcgccctGCAAAATGTCTACCCATTTCTGGTGTTGTGTCGCAGCTCCTTGCACTCCGTCTTCTGTGGTCCCATCATACTCGTGCGCCGCCAACACTGCCCTGCTGAGCTGGGGCGAGGCTAGGGGGCGGGACAGTTTCACCGCCCGCGTGgagagccccgcccacagcctGGCCTGCACCACCCGCGTGACATCCTGCTCCTTCAGCTCGCTGAGGTGCAGCCAGGTGTACCACGCCAGCGTGGAGGCGGCGGGCGCCACGTGCAACAGCAGCAAGTCACCAGCGGTGCCGTTCCAAACGGGTAAAGAGCCAACACAGTAATACGCACATGGAAGCAGAGAAGGAAGAACATGGTGAacaccagcagttctcattcggtttctgcACATTTTCAGCCCTGATAAGGAAATACTTTTTACTCTCAATAAAGATGTAAAAAAGAATCTGCACCATGTCCACTCCGATCCAGCCAGAGCGTTCTAACGTCAGCATGCGGTGTCGTGCAGCTCCTTGTCCGCCCCAGAACGT
Coding sequences within it:
- the LOC114781141 gene encoding fibronectin type III domain-containing protein 7-like is translated as MELSQAIGLMVIGLASLTQISYSQAQDCNITSISSPAASSLLIKWNSFPEATSYFLDLRVINATDVAPVVVSMPVSTTLRTVQGLRTGTVYRVTLKVFQNYFILCSDSKTALTVPDTSQITVARGLNSSAIRVEWLRVNASERYILSVSSTSTGENLSLNYTGLIAVVTGLQPSTAYDCYVYSSNAAGPGPRSRVRTVSTLVQPPGGIVAVQTGKHTARISWQSVAKVLLYEVTVSDLTSPQTAPYTTSVSTTFVDVQNILLCSSYQISVSSVNTLLHPGEPNIIIYTTNSMVQRQMESKFIKKLLVIRPAIEHA